One Bacteroidales bacterium genomic region harbors:
- a CDS encoding CoA-binding protein, producing MKLEKIDQFFASKKFAVVGVSGDKKKFGSTIYKEMVKAGYDTLPVNPNLNEFKGQKCYSSVYELPAETDAIVVVTKPKHSIEVVKAAAEKSIKQIWLQQGAEDKATIKYAEEQGMNVIYKKCVIMFANPKGIHAFHAFLSKLFGTYPK from the coding sequence ATGAAATTAGAAAAAATTGATCAATTCTTTGCGAGTAAGAAATTTGCTGTTGTAGGAGTTTCCGGAGACAAAAAAAAATTTGGCAGTACTATATATAAAGAAATGGTAAAAGCCGGCTATGATACCTTGCCGGTAAATCCTAACTTAAATGAATTCAAAGGACAAAAATGCTATTCTTCAGTATATGAATTACCTGCGGAAACGGATGCCATAGTCGTTGTTACAAAACCCAAACACTCTATTGAGGTAGTTAAAGCTGCTGCTGAAAAAAGCATCAAACAAATTTGGCTTCAACAGGGAGCAGAAGATAAAGCAACAATTAAATATGCCGAAGAACAAGGGATGAATGTTATCTATAAAAAATGTGTGATTATGTTTGCAAATCCTAAAGGAATTCATGCATTTCATGCATTTTTATCAAAGCTATTCGGTACTTATCCAAAGTAA
- a CDS encoding hybrid sensor histidine kinase/response regulator, with protein sequence MKTSDIKDSKPLILIVDDEQRNLQILGTILMELNYNVIGANGGKNTMKVLKQTIPDLILLDIMMPDMDGYEACMHIKNNEKLKEIPVIFLTAKVEPEDIIKGFDAGGVDYITKPFNHAELLARISTHLELKKSRDALKKAEHELQISNASKDKFFTIIAHDLKSPFNAILNFSELLLTNFEKFNVEKQKELIGFIHQSGMNTYKLLENLLLWSSSQRGIIDFSPKLKKLYTISKETVEFLNHTAVAKTITLKNEISDSIYVMADKEMLVTILRNLLSNAIKFTPKGGIITINANKITNENNQNYIEISVNDNGIGIPKEKQSQLFQIGESMSTKGTENEGGTGLGLILCKEFVEKHGGKIKVDSEENKGSTFTFTIPDN encoded by the coding sequence ATGAAAACATCGGACATAAAAGACTCAAAACCACTTATATTAATTGTGGATGACGAACAAAGAAACTTACAAATACTCGGTACTATCCTAATGGAACTTAACTATAATGTTATAGGAGCAAATGGCGGAAAAAACACTATGAAAGTATTAAAACAAACAATTCCTGATTTAATTCTTTTGGATATTATGATGCCGGATATGGATGGCTATGAGGCTTGTATGCATATTAAAAATAATGAAAAACTGAAAGAAATTCCGGTGATTTTTCTGACAGCTAAAGTTGAACCTGAAGATATTATAAAAGGATTTGATGCAGGCGGTGTTGATTATATAACCAAACCATTTAATCATGCAGAACTTTTGGCCAGAATTTCTACACATTTAGAATTAAAGAAAAGCCGAGATGCATTAAAAAAAGCAGAACATGAACTTCAGATTTCTAATGCTTCTAAGGACAAATTTTTTACTATTATTGCCCATGATCTCAAAAGTCCGTTTAATGCAATACTTAATTTTTCAGAATTATTATTGACGAATTTTGAAAAATTTAATGTTGAGAAACAAAAGGAATTAATTGGATTTATTCACCAAAGTGGTATGAATACGTATAAACTGCTGGAAAATTTACTCCTTTGGTCAAGTTCGCAGAGAGGAATTATTGATTTCAGTCCTAAATTGAAAAAACTTTATACCATATCAAAAGAAACTGTTGAGTTTCTAAACCATACTGCTGTTGCAAAAACAATTACTTTAAAAAATGAAATATCTGATAGTATATATGTAATGGCTGATAAAGAAATGCTTGTTACGATTTTACGTAATTTATTATCAAATGCAATAAAATTTACACCCAAAGGCGGAATAATTACAATAAATGCAAATAAAATTACAAATGAAAATAATCAAAATTATATTGAAATATCTGTAAATGATAACGGAATCGGGATTCCGAAAGAAAAACAATCACAACTTTTTCAGATAGGAGAAAGTATGTCAACTAAAGGTACAGAAAATGAAGGGGGAACAGGACTTGGTTTAATTTTATGTAAAGAATTTGTTGAAAAACACGGCGGAAAAATAAAAGTTGACAGTGAAGAAAATAAAGGAAGTACATTCACATTTACAATACCGGATAATTAA
- a CDS encoding ATP-binding protein, which translates to MKERIIKKQIKSSLKQGSVIALFGARRTGKTVLMKKIMNELSEKTILYVQGDDFDISEILSSQRLSLLKSFVYGYDYLFVDEAQKISNIGQNLKLLTDNVPELSIFITGSSALDLRQKVGEPLTGRSVFYYLFPFSQKELNEDFLTAKRNIETKLIYGMYPQVIMAETVNDRIDVLTSIKNGYLLKDVLELDNLKDTKFILNLLRLIAFQIGNDISYSELASNLNVNKKTVQRYLDILEKIYVIFSLPGFSRNLRKEYSKTPRYYFWDNGIRNILISNFNNINLRDDIGKLWENFCISERLKFSHYNSFNANYFFWRTYDQKEIDLIEEKDGFLNAYEFKWKNKKVKPPKLFTETYKKSEFFVINPENWLNFIS; encoded by the coding sequence ATGAAAGAAAGAATAATAAAAAAACAAATAAAAAGTTCATTAAAACAAGGGAGTGTTATTGCATTATTCGGTGCAAGAAGAACCGGTAAGACTGTTTTAATGAAAAAAATAATGAACGAATTGTCTGAAAAAACAATATTATATGTTCAGGGTGATGATTTTGATATTTCTGAAATTTTATCCTCACAAAGATTAAGTCTTTTAAAATCTTTTGTTTACGGTTATGACTATTTATTTGTTGATGAAGCACAAAAAATTTCTAATATCGGTCAAAATCTAAAATTGTTAACCGACAATGTTCCGGAATTAAGTATTTTTATTACAGGTTCATCTGCATTAGATTTACGTCAAAAAGTTGGTGAACCCTTGACAGGCAGGAGTGTTTTTTATTACTTGTTTCCATTTTCTCAAAAAGAATTAAATGAAGATTTCTTAACTGCAAAAAGAAATATTGAAACAAAGTTGATTTACGGAATGTATCCGCAGGTGATTATGGCAGAGACTGTTAATGATAGAATTGATGTTTTGACTTCAATTAAAAACGGTTATTTGTTAAAAGATGTTTTAGAACTTGATAATTTAAAAGATACAAAATTTATTTTAAATCTTTTACGTTTAATTGCATTTCAAATCGGTAATGATATTTCCTATTCGGAACTTGCTTCAAATTTGAATGTTAATAAGAAAACGGTTCAGAGATATTTAGATATTTTAGAGAAAATTTATGTTATTTTTTCTTTGCCAGGTTTCAGCCGAAATTTGAGAAAAGAGTATTCAAAAACTCCGAGATATTACTTTTGGGATAACGGTATAAGAAATATATTAATTTCAAATTTTAATAATATTAACTTACGTGATGATATAGGCAAATTATGGGAAAACTTCTGTATATCAGAGAGATTAAAATTTTCTCATTATAATTCTTTTAATGCAAATTACTTTTTTTGGCGAACTTATGACCAAAAAGAAATTGATTTGATTGAAGAGAAAGATGGTTTTTTAAATGCTTATGAATTCAAATGGAAAAATAAAAAGGTAAAACCACCTAAACTTTTTACAGAAACATATAAAAAATCAGAATTTTTTGTAATTAATCCTGAAAACTGGTTAAATTTTATCAGTTAG
- the thrC gene encoding threonine synthase, giving the protein MIIDKFIYKCTNCDKEYSKSEVKYLCPVCEKDNTNDKPPKGVLKIVYDYQNLATFGKSVSIFKKLKESNFIDLLPIENLKSLPKLRVGETPLYRQSEINGKNLSFNLFLKDDSQNPTFSFKDRASALVSAYAKENNIDTIVAASTGNAGSSLAGICASQNQKAIIIVPESAPIAKLTQIVMYGAAIIPVKGTYDDAFDLSIKATEKFGWYNRNTAFNPLTIEGKKTVSFELFEQLNQNIPDRIFVPVGDGVIISGVYKGFEDLLQLGVIKKMPTIVAVQSEGSDNLTRNISNSEFIIKPSNTIADSISVDIPRNFYMAKQFIETYRGEYLTVKDNEILNASFKLSKNTGLFVEPAAATAFAGMLNYMNNNKIDDDSDNVVLLTGSGLKDLKSVQSVISIPDAVEPDVESLEKLLL; this is encoded by the coding sequence ATGATTATAGATAAATTCATTTATAAATGTACCAATTGCGACAAAGAATATTCAAAAAGTGAAGTCAAATATTTATGCCCTGTTTGTGAAAAGGATAACACAAATGATAAGCCGCCGAAAGGTGTATTAAAAATTGTTTATGATTATCAAAATCTTGCAACTTTCGGGAAATCTGTAAGCATTTTTAAAAAACTAAAAGAAAGCAATTTTATTGATTTACTCCCGATTGAAAATTTAAAAAGTTTACCGAAATTAAGGGTAGGAGAGACACCGCTTTACAGGCAATCGGAAATAAACGGGAAAAACTTATCTTTTAATCTTTTCTTGAAAGATGATTCTCAAAATCCGACTTTTTCTTTTAAAGACAGAGCATCTGCATTAGTTTCTGCTTATGCGAAAGAAAATAATATTGATACCATTGTTGCAGCATCAACCGGGAATGCAGGGTCTTCTCTTGCCGGAATTTGTGCTTCTCAAAATCAGAAAGCAATTATTATAGTTCCCGAATCTGCACCAATCGCAAAATTGACTCAAATAGTTATGTATGGTGCTGCGATTATTCCGGTAAAAGGAACTTATGATGATGCTTTTGATTTGAGTATAAAAGCAACGGAAAAGTTTGGTTGGTATAATCGAAATACTGCTTTTAATCCTTTAACAATTGAGGGTAAAAAAACAGTTTCTTTTGAATTATTTGAGCAATTAAATCAAAACATTCCCGACAGGATTTTTGTACCGGTTGGCGACGGAGTGATCATTTCCGGAGTATATAAAGGCTTTGAAGACTTGTTGCAATTAGGTGTTATTAAAAAGATGCCGACAATTGTTGCAGTACAATCGGAAGGCAGTGATAATTTAACGCGAAATATCAGTAATTCTGAATTTATTATTAAACCGAGTAATACAATTGCAGATTCTATTTCTGTTGATATTCCTCGTAATTTTTATATGGCAAAACAATTTATTGAAACATATAGAGGAGAATATCTGACAGTAAAAGATAATGAAATCCTTAATGCATCATTTAAATTATCAAAAAATACAGGATTATTTGTTGAACCGGCAGCAGCAACTGCATTTGCAGGCATGCTTAATTATATGAATAACAATAAAATAGATGACGATTCTGATAATGTTGTACTTTTAACCGGCAGCGGATTAAAGGATTTAAAATCTGTTCAATCTGTTATTTCAATTCCTGATGCGGTTGAACCTGATGTTGAGAGTTTGGAAAAGTTGTTATTGTAA